The Tistrella mobilis genome window below encodes:
- a CDS encoding DUF2335 domain-containing protein produces MNERTPNPEDSEMAERLNEVIRQNAISKLKDLNSNTVKSNNREALAQLVADVASDSLLEIIEISEIEKSHYHMGPLPDPATLRGYDEVVPGSAAQIVNSLAEEQRHRHNWENKALSSASKERVRRDLIASFLASLAFVAGIYLIYLGNSWEAVALILGVVLGGSALFLGRQILVRLGQNILVESQSNHDPLNSNGRRENIKSQKKIRKK; encoded by the coding sequence ATGAACGAACGCACGCCGAATCCAGAAGACAGCGAGATGGCTGAGCGCTTGAACGAGGTCATCCGCCAGAACGCCATCTCGAAACTTAAAGATCTGAATTCTAATACGGTTAAATCTAACAACAGAGAAGCGCTCGCCCAGCTTGTTGCAGATGTGGCGAGCGATTCTCTGTTGGAAATCATTGAAATTTCAGAGATTGAGAAAAGCCACTACCATATGGGTCCTTTACCGGATCCGGCTACGCTTCGTGGATATGACGAGGTTGTTCCAGGATCGGCAGCGCAAATCGTTAATTCCCTTGCAGAAGAACAGCGGCATCGGCACAATTGGGAGAATAAGGCGCTATCCTCTGCTTCCAAAGAACGTGTAAGACGAGACTTAATTGCCAGTTTTCTTGCCTCTCTAGCCTTCGTGGCTGGCATATATCTTATATATCTAGGAAATTCATGGGAGGCAGTCGCTCTTATTTTAGGCGTCGTCTTGGGTGGCAGTGCTCTTTTTCTGGGTAGACAGATACTTGTCAGATTGGGACAAAATATTCTGGTAGAGAGCCAATCAAACCATGATCCCTTGAACTCTAATGGTCGCAGGGAAAATATAAAATCCCAGAAAAAAATTCGAAAAAAATAG
- a CDS encoding DUF2244 domain-containing protein, whose product MSQPETRDESRPSSDGPLIFDALLTPHRSLPPSGFRWVMFGIAGVLAPMGIYFMTLGAWPVFGFCGLEILLIWLGFRASYISGRAFERLHLTHERLRVEQTDHRGRTRAHDFQPYWLRVELVEPDAGEEDGFGPRELALTSHGRRLIIGHFLTPEERRDLARALETALHRARMPQPTETLLA is encoded by the coding sequence GAGAGCCGGCCATCTTCCGACGGTCCGCTCATTTTCGATGCGCTGCTGACCCCCCATCGCTCCCTGCCGCCCAGCGGGTTCAGATGGGTGATGTTCGGCATCGCAGGCGTGCTCGCGCCCATGGGCATCTATTTCATGACCCTGGGCGCCTGGCCGGTCTTCGGCTTCTGCGGGCTTGAAATCCTGCTGATCTGGCTGGGCTTCCGCGCCAGCTATATCAGCGGCCGCGCGTTTGAGCGGCTGCACCTCACCCATGAACGGCTGCGGGTGGAACAGACCGACCATCGCGGCCGCACCCGCGCCCATGATTTTCAGCCCTACTGGCTGCGGGTGGAACTGGTGGAGCCCGATGCCGGCGAGGAAGACGGCTTCGGCCCGCGCGAACTCGCCCTCACCAGCCATGGCCGGCGGCTGATCATCGGCCATTTCCTGACGCCCGAGGAACGGCGCGACCTGGCCCGGGCGCTGGAAACCGCGCTGCACCGGGCCAGGATGCCGCAGCCGACGGAGACGCTGCTCGCCTGA
- a CDS encoding enoyl-CoA hydratase/isomerase family protein, with the protein MIETARLEIAGPRATLTLTRPAKRNALLMREIPAVIGLIDQAEATRGVRVMVVTGEGGTFCSGVAFDDLAGVDWTDNPLEKLCERVARVAVPTICALNGGVHGGGVDLALACDIRIGTPASRAVAPPARIGVMYHVTGLERFVARLGITAAKRLLALAEPMEADELLRIGFLDQLAGGEEGALAAAVDAHAARIAGLAPQTVRNFKRLLDDIAAGRLDRAAAVAEIGASFTSAEAREGYAALTEKRAPVYDDV; encoded by the coding sequence ATGATCGAGACCGCCCGCCTGGAGATTGCGGGGCCACGCGCCACCCTGACCCTGACCCGGCCGGCCAAGCGCAATGCGCTGCTGATGCGCGAGATCCCGGCAGTGATCGGGCTGATCGATCAGGCAGAAGCCACGCGCGGCGTGCGGGTGATGGTGGTGACGGGCGAGGGCGGGACCTTCTGTTCCGGCGTCGCCTTCGACGATCTGGCCGGGGTGGACTGGACCGACAACCCGCTGGAAAAGCTGTGCGAACGGGTGGCCCGGGTGGCGGTACCCACGATCTGCGCCCTGAATGGCGGGGTCCATGGCGGCGGGGTGGATCTGGCGCTGGCCTGCGACATCCGCATCGGCACCCCCGCCAGCCGGGCGGTGGCGCCGCCGGCGCGAATCGGGGTGATGTATCACGTGACGGGGCTTGAGCGTTTCGTCGCCAGACTGGGCATCACCGCCGCCAAACGCCTGCTGGCCCTGGCCGAGCCGATGGAGGCCGACGAGCTGCTGCGCATCGGCTTTCTGGATCAGCTGGCCGGCGGGGAAGAGGGGGCGCTGGCCGCCGCGGTGGATGCCCATGCCGCCCGCATCGCCGGGCTGGCCCCGCAAACGGTGCGCAATTTCAAGCGCCTGCTGGACGATATCGCCGCCGGCCGGCTGGACCGCGCGGCGGCGGTGGCCGAAATCGGCGCCAGCTTCACCTCGGCCGAGGCCCGGGAAGGCTATGCCGCGCTGACGGAGAAGCGGGCGCCGGTCTATGACGATGTCTGA
- a CDS encoding YifB family Mg chelatase-like AAA ATPase: MTARVDTIALTGIRAVPVEVQVAISAGLPAFAVVGLGDKAVTEARERVRAALGRLGLTLPAKRILVNLAPAGLAKEGSHYDLPIALALMLGIGALPSGVLDGHLALGELALDGTLAAVAGVLPAAVLAAETGRRIICPAASSEEAAWAGDRHAVIAAPDLLGLLGHLTGRSTLPTPPEPRLEGEPSLPDMADIRGQPVARRALEIAAAGRHNLLMIGPPGAGKSMLARRLPGLLPPLAPAESLDLCLIESVAGRGQVRPRISRPFRDPHHSASAAALVGGGNRARPGEISLAHGGVLFLDELPEFARPTLEALRQPVESGEAVVSRAALHVSYPARVQLLAAMNPCRCGHVADPMLACNRAPRCAADYQNRLSGPLLDRFDMTIELAPTPPAAILAHGPGEASAPIRARVLAARARADARNRGLAGLDEAPAHLRRPMTNAELEGTALDQAAALDGPARELMLRASERLRLSARGVTRVLRVALTIADLAGRERIGRTQLSEALAYRRPPGPAAGLRTAGQPHDRGGPNARPSHPPQ, encoded by the coding sequence TTGACCGCGCGCGTCGATACCATCGCGCTGACCGGCATCCGGGCAGTCCCCGTCGAGGTTCAGGTGGCGATCTCGGCCGGGCTGCCGGCCTTTGCCGTGGTCGGTCTGGGCGACAAGGCGGTGACGGAAGCACGGGAACGGGTGCGTGCGGCGCTCGGCCGGCTGGGGCTGACCCTGCCGGCGAAGCGTATCCTGGTCAATCTGGCGCCGGCGGGTCTGGCCAAGGAAGGCTCGCATTACGATCTGCCGATCGCGCTCGCCCTGATGCTCGGCATCGGCGCCCTGCCGTCAGGGGTGTTGGACGGCCATCTGGCCCTGGGCGAACTGGCGTTGGACGGCACGCTTGCCGCGGTGGCCGGCGTGCTGCCGGCAGCCGTTCTTGCGGCGGAAACCGGCCGGCGGATCATCTGCCCGGCCGCATCGTCGGAAGAGGCGGCCTGGGCGGGCGATCGCCATGCGGTGATCGCGGCCCCCGATCTGCTGGGCCTGTTGGGCCATCTGACCGGGCGCAGCACGCTGCCGACACCGCCGGAACCCCGGCTGGAGGGGGAACCGTCCCTGCCCGACATGGCCGACATCCGCGGCCAGCCGGTGGCACGGCGGGCGCTGGAGATCGCCGCGGCCGGCCGCCACAATCTGCTGATGATCGGCCCGCCCGGTGCCGGAAAATCCATGCTGGCCCGGCGCCTGCCCGGCCTGCTGCCGCCGCTGGCCCCGGCGGAATCACTGGATCTGTGCCTGATCGAAAGCGTGGCCGGCCGCGGGCAGGTGCGGCCGCGGATCAGCCGGCCGTTCCGCGACCCGCATCATTCGGCATCGGCCGCAGCCCTGGTCGGCGGCGGCAACCGCGCCCGCCCGGGCGAAATCAGCCTGGCCCATGGCGGCGTGCTGTTCCTGGACGAGCTGCCGGAATTCGCCCGGCCGACGCTGGAAGCCCTGCGCCAGCCGGTGGAAAGCGGTGAGGCCGTGGTGTCGCGGGCGGCCTTGCATGTGTCCTATCCGGCGCGCGTACAGCTGCTGGCGGCGATGAATCCCTGCCGTTGCGGCCATGTCGCCGACCCGATGCTGGCCTGCAACCGCGCGCCGCGCTGTGCGGCGGATTATCAGAACCGCCTCTCCGGCCCGCTTCTCGACCGCTTCGACATGACGATCGAACTGGCGCCGACACCGCCGGCCGCGATTCTGGCCCACGGGCCGGGAGAGGCAAGCGCCCCGATCCGGGCGCGGGTGCTGGCGGCGCGCGCCCGTGCCGATGCCCGCAATCGCGGGCTCGCCGGGCTGGACGAGGCTCCGGCCCATCTGCGCCGGCCGATGACCAATGCCGAGCTGGAAGGCACGGCCCTTGATCAGGCGGCCGCACTCGACGGACCGGCGCGGGAATTGATGCTGCGCGCATCGGAACGGCTTCGTCTGTCGGCACGGGGCGTGACCCGGGTTCTGCGGGTTGCGCTGACCATCGCCGATCTGGCCGGCCGCGAGCGGATCGGCCGCACCCAATTGAGCGAGGCGCTGGCCTATCGCCGCCCGCCCGGCCCGGCGGCAGGGCTGCGCACCGCCGGGCAGCCCCATGATCGTGGTGGTCCGAACGCCCGGCCCTCCCATCCTCCACAGTGA
- a CDS encoding helix-turn-helix domain-containing protein produces the protein MTDDNQHDGPKRHTKPTQKGTEPQKGVPAEKSPGGGSGGPLIAEGGVPDWPPVEPAQIDPEIRSASAQMIDAHVGARLLALRQMREISQHQLGEALGLTFQQVQKYERGLNRISAGRLYIAATFLGVPVAYFFDGLPTGTDLEAWLSGDQLAEAPATLSAGTPVTTEDRQLQDLLVAYARIEDPGRRQALAAAVQNIADACDGVVGGEGRRSPLRRRRGRPPKKRD, from the coding sequence ATGACCGACGACAACCAGCATGACGGCCCGAAGCGCCACACCAAGCCGACGCAAAAGGGCACGGAGCCCCAGAAGGGCGTACCGGCAGAAAAGAGCCCGGGCGGTGGATCGGGGGGCCCGTTGATCGCGGAAGGCGGCGTGCCCGACTGGCCGCCGGTCGAGCCCGCGCAAATCGATCCGGAAATCCGGTCGGCCAGCGCCCAGATGATCGATGCCCATGTCGGCGCGCGCCTGCTGGCCCTGCGCCAGATGCGCGAGATCAGCCAGCACCAGCTGGGCGAAGCCCTGGGCCTGACCTTTCAGCAGGTCCAGAAATACGAGCGCGGCCTGAACCGGATCAGCGCCGGCCGGCTGTACATCGCCGCTACCTTCCTGGGGGTGCCGGTCGCCTATTTCTTCGATGGTCTGCCGACCGGCACGGACCTGGAAGCCTGGCTGAGCGGCGACCAGCTGGCAGAGGCGCCTGCTACATTGTCGGCCGGCACACCGGTTACAACAGAAGATCGACAGCTTCAGGATCTGCTGGTTGCCTATGCCCGGATCGAGGATCCGGGGCGGCGGCAGGCGCTGGCGGCGGCCGTGCAGAACATCGCCGACGCCTGCGATGGTGTCGTGGGGGGCGAGGGGCGCCGTTCCCCCTTGCGCCGCCGCCGCGGCCGGCCGCCCAAGAAGCGGGATTGA